A window of Cervus elaphus chromosome 23, mCerEla1.1, whole genome shotgun sequence genomic DNA:
CTCTTCTGATTGAGTGATGAGGTTTATATTCCCTCGCCTTGAACCTGAGCAGCTTTTGTGACTGCCTCAACCAACAGAGAACGGCAGAAGTGACAGTATGACTTCCAAACTAGGTCATAAAAGGCAATATGACTGACagctcagtctctctctgcctctgtgtccctgagtctctctctccctcagtcCACTTTCCCTTGGATCCCAGCCACCATGTTGGGAGGAAGCGAGGCCTCATGGGAGAGGCCACATGAAGGTGTTCCATTCAACAACTCCAGCTCTGGTCCCCACTAAGCCCTGGACACGTGAGAGaaggaattttcaaatgatacaGCCTCCAACCTTGGAGCTGCGCCAGCTGATGCCAAGCAGAGCAGAAATGAGCTGTCCcaaactgtaaaataaatattgttgTTTTGAGACACTAATTTTGGGGGTAGTTTGTTACGCAGCAATGAATAACTGGAATGTTTGCTTGTTCAAGGTCCTATAACTTGGAAGTGGCAGGGCTAGGGTagatttgaacccagggccaTCTAGCTTTAGAGCCTGTTGTGCTGTGCTGTTGGGTAGTGTTCAGCTCAGGCACACGCTGTATAAAGCTCTACTCTAGAAGTCATGAAGCATTAAATgattataagaaataaataaatttaaaaaataaaaagaaataaatcagattGTAAGAAATGAAGATGCTGATCACCCAGTGGAAAAACAGTTTATGTTCTCCCATTCAAGCAGCTGAATTGACCAACATGATGGAAACTGAATAGAGACTGAATCCTGGAAGGCTCCCAAGaggaggtgattttttttaattgaaatttttattccttttttaaaagtgtttttattttttggccacaccatgcagcagatgggatcttagttctccaatgaGGGATGGAACCCTGCCCCAGCACACCccccataataataataataagctacAAAGACTTAtagtacaacacagggaatgtaGCTGCTATTTTACAGTAACTATagatggagtataacctttaaaaattgtgaaatctTAAACatcaaaccaccagggaagtcccaaagtttTTGCCCCTTATACAAACCACTGGCTGAAGAAGAGTTAGAGGAATTAGTAGGGGAGCCTGCTTTAAAAAGGGTAGTCAGGTCAGCCTCTCTTTGGAGGTGACATTTAAAGTGAGCTATTCAGAGAGCCAGAATAAgagaattccaggcagagagaacctACTTGATAGATGTTCAAGAAAGTGAGAAGGGCCATGTGACCAGCACTTGACCGGTGATGGACGGAGCTGGAGTGGATAGAAGAAGTCACAGCAGCCCTTGCAGGCCTTTATTCTTGATGCAGTGACAAGCCACTGGGGACTTTGGAGTAAGCCAGGGTGAGATGTAATCTGTGTTTTAAATAGATCACTCTAGCTGATGGCAAGAAGCTGCTGGAAGATGGGGCATGGAGCAGTTGGACCAGCCTCTGAGGGGTAACGGTGGCTGGGATGAGGGTGGAGGCAGTAGACAGGGAAGAAGAGGGATGCTCCTGAGATCACTTCTGGAACTTTGAAGAGTTAGACACCCGTGGATGGAGGTGAGGGATCAAAGAAATGAAGTTCAACTCCCAGGTTTTTGGCTTTCGTTACAGGACGAGTGGTGGTGTGGTTTAACGAGACAGGGAAAACAGCTTGGCGGTGATTGCGGGTGGAGAGACCAGGTTTAGAGATGGAGGTTGAGAGTTCTTTCTGGGTCCGATCAGTTTGAGGTGTCTTTGGAGACTTTCAAGGTATATAGGCAATGGATCCATGAGTGTGGAGCCCAGGGTAGCATGTGGTCCGGAGTCATGAAAGGTTATTAGCATTTAGATAATATTTAAATCCATGAGACCAGATAGGGTCTATAGAGAGAAGAAAAACTGCCCTAGAACCAGGATGTTAGGAATCCCTGGTTCtatcacagatacagagaacaaactagtggttaccagtggggagaaggaaggggagtaAGAGGGACAAATTGTCTTGTAGAAAATAAGCTACAAGTGGGAGTTCTCttgtggcctagtggttaggattccaggtttTCACTGCCGTGACCcgaggttcagttcctggttggggaactaagattctgcaagccatgtggcacatacctcccaaaataataataataataaagcaacaaggacttattgtacaacacagggactATAGCTACTGTTTTATAATAAgcataaatggagtataacctttaaaaattgtgagtcactatcatgtacacctgtaacttatataatgttgtacaagtatacttcaatttaaaataaaaagtaaaatttttaaatgaaaaaaaattggtaGTTGTTCCCTCCAAGTGTGGATGGGATTGGGAGAGGGCAGGATGAAAGGGGCCTTCAACAATTGCTTCCAGAACATCTATCATTAATTGTTCGAATCTTATTAAATAAAGCTATATCCATATATCATTTCCTTAATaaagtagaaaattaaaaaagaattcctgGTTCTAAAAAGTGGGTAAGAGAGGAGACACCAGCCACAAAAGATAGAGGGGTGGGGAGCTGCCAGTGAAGGAGTAAATGTAAGAGAAGGAGAATCGCTCTGTCAAATAGCAGAAGGGCTGAAGGAAGATGAGAGCAGAAAAGTGAACGCCCCCGCAACCCCCAGCCTAGAGTGACACGGAGGCTGCTGGGGACCTTGACAAGAGCAGGGGTGGTCAGGACAGATGTCAAAGGCGGGGGATTGAATAGTGACGAGGAGGTAAAGGTGGAGTGTAGGAAGAAGAGGATGGAGCCATCGTGGAGGGGATGGTCACATTGAGAGGTAGAAGCAAGCAAGAGATGGATGAGGCAGAGAAAAGTGGAGAGCGACAAATCTagggggaccccagggactggctTCTGAAAGGAACAGAGGCTGTTCCTTCATTGTCCCAGAAGGAAGGTGGAAGAGAGGTGTGAGATGCAGGTGGGTCTGTCGGAAGATTGAGGGAGGGACTGACGGCTCCCATTTTCTCAAAGAGGAACAAAGTCACCAGCTGAGAGTGAGGAGCTGAAGGAGTGGCAATTGTGTGTGAAGAGGGCAAAGACGGTCCATAACAGGGACCAGAGCATGGAGATCAGACCTCCCAGGATGCATGAGGGGGTACATCATGCACCCATCAGCTCAGAGTGAAGCCAGTCAGCCCAGCAAGCCACCAGGTGtgttctctcccttttctcctaatGTCTTCGGGTTTATTTTGCATAGCAGTAACTGTGCCGCACATCTCATTTTATATCTGCTTTTTTCACTTTACAGAGTAGCAGAAGCATCTTCCTGTGCATTTATGAACTCTTGGCAAACATCGCTTTTAATTCTTAGAAATAATCCACAGAGTGGATGTTCCATAGGTCAATTAACCTTTTCCCCTTTTACTGGACATTGAAATTGTTTCCTGGCGATGACTGTTGCAGTGCTAAAAGAGGCGGCACGTGGTCTGGTGGAGAAAGGAGAAAGCAGGCTGCAAGGCAGTGCTGGGACATTCAACCCTCTGGCATCTAGAATCTGATCGTAGAAGCTTTTCAGAAGCCAATTACATGGGatttgggcttccaggtggctcagatggtaaagaatctccctgcaatgtgggaggcccaggttccatccctgggtcaggaagattccccagagaagggaatggctacccactccagtattcttgcctggagaattccacagagagaggagcctggtgggctacaatccatgggatcgcaaagagtcagacacgactaaacacaCTATGTGGCAATTAGCTTTTTCGCCAGGTCACATTTCTAGACTTAAGGACAAAGAATGGGACAGCAAGGCACATCTCACTGGCCTCCCAAAGTGCCCAAAGGTTCAGGAATCGAGTGTGGAGGAAAAAGAGTTGGGAGTGGGGCCATGAAAGCAGGAGGGCCAGACGTGTGATCCCCCAGGCTGTTAACAGTTCAAACACGTATTGCAACAGACTTGTTTGAGATGGCAACAGGGCCCATCACTTGAATGTTTTCCCCATAATATTAATACAAGTCCTTTCAGTATCCTATTTTCCTGGTTGGGGCGTTGCCCCGGGAGACCTGGCCATGGAGAAAGGATCTGGGGACCCAAGTCCTTTCCACCAAGGCCAGCAGGAAGGGGTCTTTTagagccgccccccaccccacatttCCTGGATCCTACAGAAAATGGGCCACTTCCAGAACGGACCCTGTTCACTTGGAGGTCTGTGTGAAACAGTTGTAGTTCTGTACCGTGGTCCCCCAGCGGGCAGCTGGCCCGTCCGAGGGTGTGAATCACCCAAGGGAGTGGGCTCACCCACCCCAAACAGGCTGGGGGTCCCTTGCTGGGCATATTTTTTCATGACTTCCTGTCCTGGGTGGAGGTCACTTGGTCTGGCTCGGGCTGAAACCCCTTCCAGCTTTGAGGTTCTGCGTTTCAACAGCAGCATTCAGTGAGGTCCCACTATGAGCCTGGGACAGAGAACTACCCGAACCGAGAgcgtgcctactgtgtgccagatgcTGGGCTTCCTGTGCGTAACCTCGCCCCACGGCACGACAGGCCAGTAAGAATCACCTCCCCATGTGAGAGAAGGGAAGCAGGACCAGAGCAGGGGGACCTCTCCTCATCCCCCGAGCCCCAGGTTTCccctgaggcacagggaggtggATGTGGCCCTATGGCTAGACCCTTTCCTGCAACATTTGCGTCCCAACAAGGCATCAGGGAAGTGCCTTCCATGATGGGCTTCAGGTACCACGTGGTGCCCAGTAGCTGTGGGTGAGAGGCTCCAGGAAGAGCCCAGGAGTTCAGTAAACCCCACCTCTTTGGGCTGGTAGGGGAAGAGCAGAGACCCGAGGTTACAAGCTCTTGTTTGTGGGATTTGAGTTTCTGATGGATTATAATCACAGCCAGGTCCTTCCGGCTGAAACCGGAGCAGGCTCGGGGCCAGGGCATGCCACCCTCTGGGCAGGTATAAGAGCCAGGAGAGGAGGGCTGGAGCCTGGCTGGGGCAGAGGTAACAGCTGCCCGCCGGAGAACCAGGGTACAGAGCTAAATCTGCTTCGTACAGACCTCCAGGTGGACAGGGTTGGTTCCGGAAGTGGCCCCTTCTCTGTGGGATCCCGGAGATGCACTAGGGAAGCCATCAGGCTGGACAAGCTGGAAGAGGTCACCAGAGGTTGACACTTGGCAAAGTGAGTACATTCCTGATCTTCCCTTCCCCACTGAGCTACTTAACCCCGCAAGTGACCAAGTGACTGTCCCCGAGGTGCTCGGGTGGAGACTGAGTGGCCTTTTGTCAGTGATTTGAGCCCTGAATCTCCCAAAGAGGCAGTGTGGGGGGATGGCCTTGAGCACCGCCCTTATCTAGCActcgtggtggctcagacggtaaagaatctgcctgcagtgcaagagacccaggtttgatcccttgcctaggaagatcccctgaaggaaatggcaacccgctccaggattcttgcccagagaatcccacggacagaggagcctggcgggctgcagtccatggggttgcaaagagtcagacaggactgagggactaacactttcactttttcaccaaaCACCAGGCACTGTGTGTTATCTCACTGAACTCAGAACAGGAGGATGGAGACCTGGCTCAGCctcctagttcttcaggcatcgttcagtcgctcagtcgtgtcaactctttgcaaccccatggactgcagcacgccaggcttccctgtccttccctatctctcggagtttgctcaaactcatgtccattgtgtcggtgataccatccaaccatctcatcctctgtcgcccccttctcctcctgccctctatctttcccagcatcagggtcttttccagtgagtaaccCCTTCAGGCAttaccttcatttatttttacaacaGCCCTATCAGGTAAATAGGTATTAGTATTTTACAGACAAGGCGATAGAAGaacagagatgttaagtaacttgcccaaggtcacacaggatttagactccctgactccagagtctgtgctcttttTACTGTGTTATATTATTTTGTGGCTGTGGTTAGTCCCTTCTTCAACTTTCTGAGTggtagtttctttatctgtaatttAAGGCCATAAAACACAATGATCAGAAAGATATTACCTTGAGATTCCTGAAAGATATCCAGACATTGGTTAGCCTTAAGCTCTGGGAAGCCTCATTGGAAAcagttggaaaagaatgtgtGAACACCCTTTGATCCATTATTCAACTTCTGAAATTCAtcataaaaaatataatcagaaaaaatatataatcaaatttATGAACAAGGACgtttattataattttgtttataatcacagaaaattataagcaaACAGAATGTCAAACATTTTGAGGAATGATGTACATCCTGTGGTGAAATAATATGCGGCCATTAAAAATCACATGTTCATGGGActttcatggtggtccagtggcgaagactccacgctcccaatgcggggggcccatgttcaatccctggtcagggaactagagcccacatgaaataaacaaaaaaagatcccgtgtgccgaaactaaaacccagcacagacaaaataaataaatacattaaaaaaaatcacatgttcaAAGGGTACTGACTGTAattggaaatttttcttttgttaagctTTACAAAGCACCTTATAAAGCAGCACACTGATGATCtatttataaatgtatgtgtaGACATACATGTGAAATTAtaaaagatggaaaaacaaaCCTGTAGGGGTTGAGAGTTTATTTCTGAGAGGTggaattatgaattttttttgaatatttttgtatttttctttattcttttttaaatttctcagatTTTCTATAGTAAATATGTATTGctcttttaattagaaaaatgagtatttttttataaaaaaaatctgttcttttgGTCTAGCTTGGCCCTTTTCAAGCTTCTGTTATAATGGCTTTGAGAGAAAACTGAATTGCATGCTGTCAGTCTTGTGAGGGCATCTGAGACAACCTGGTCCAACATGTCAcatgtggggaaactgaggcccacataAGTGCATAAGGCATAGCACTTATGCAAGATCATAAAGGGAAGTAGAGGCCCCAGATCCCCTGTTTGGGGCTCAGGCAGCTGCGCAAATATTACTCTATGGGCCTGAATTACAATTAGAATTTATGGCTAACCTGCATTAGTTGCTAACTACAAGTATGGCCCTGAATGCCGAGCATAGCTGACCTCACAGACTCACTCAGAGACAAGCTGGCCTGGGAGTGACAGGTGAGTGACAGGTGAGAGAGCAAAGGGCAGCTGGGTGGGCGTGGAGCCAGCCAGGTGTGCCCCAGGCCCCTCCCTCTCATCTCCAGGTCTCATCCAGCGCTGCCTCCTCCCTGGCAGGGCTGAAGGTTTACTTACTGCCCCTGGCTGAGCTCGGACAGAAGAATGAAAAGTCTCCGCTGGCGTTACACTCGGCTGGTAAGAGGCCCagctgggcctggggctgggggtcggTCAGGAAAGGCGGGGGAGGTGAGATCTCTGGCTGGGTGGGACCTGGGCCAGGGTGCATACAGCTGGGTGTCCCCCTTCTGAGGCCCTCCCCagctgacccagggttcaaagcAAGGATTCAGGAACCTGGGGCCTTAGCGCCCAGCCCTGTGGTTCCGGGACCCTCAAGGAGCATGGAGTGGGTGCCAGATGGAGCTCGGTCCGGAAGCCTGTCCAGTTAGGACTCCCTCTGTAGGCCTGAACCTGGAGAATAGGAAAGCAGTGTCCTGTCCATCTCTTCTCCCTAAAGAGATCTCTCCTGATGAAAAGCTTCAAAGTCCTTCTGTGCAGGCATcatgtgcgcgcgcgcgcacacacacacacacacacacacacacacacacacacacacacacaaacgctcTGGTACAGAGAGGCAGCTCAgtgatgaaatgaatgaatgaatgaacacactaACATACATGCCCACTGACACTCACATATAACACAATCCCAGCTCATACCCACCCACATATTGAAAGGTAACATACAAAGTTGCATTTAACACCTCACACTGACTTGCCTACACAACTCTATTTTAAGCCAACACATCACACACCTTCACAcaattgtgcattttttttatcgaggcatttattatttacttttatttttggctatgctgggtctttgttgctgcacaggcttttctctagttgtggcaagcagaggctactttctggttgtggtgcacaggcttctctttgcagtggcgtctcttgttgcagagcatgggctctagggcacacaggcttcagtagttgcagcacacgggctcagcagttgtggctcccgggctctagagcacagacttagTAGTcttggcgcacaggcttagctgctcctcggcatgtgtGATTTTCCTGGGccggggatcaaactcgtgtctcctgcattggcaggtggattcttatccactgggttaccagggaagccctaaacgcGCATTTTATATGAACCTGTGCACTATCTCACCCATGAGAAACATTTCACCACCTCAAAgggccttctttcttcctttgggaTAATAACATGGGGGTAATAAAAAGCCTACTctggagagttccctggtggtccagtggtgaggacctCATGCTTTCACTGtggagggcccaggttcaatccctggttggggaactgagatcccgcaaaccttgtggcacagccaaaaaaaaaaaaaaggagcacatTCTTCTTAGGATTCTTGGGAAAATTCAGAGATTATGCTCACCAAGCATTTCACACGGGCCTAGTCAAGTGTGTCCTGTTTACTGGATATTCAGCCactattgtattattattattattgttatttcatGTACAAATGCACACAGTTTGGGAGCTGCTGTCTGCctttctctcctgcctcccaAGCTTAGAACACAATCCCTGGCATCCACTCTGGATCCAGAGCAACCAGGCAGACAAAACCTCGGGGGCTCAAGGCCACATCCGGTGGGTGTAGTTGGAAGGGGCCAGGGAGGGAGCTGGCTGGCGGGAAGGACAGGGTCTGACCTGTCGTGGACACTTCGCAGCCTCCTCCGGCTGGACTGGcagggccctgggcaggggcGATAAGGTGGCCAAGGCTCTCAGGCTCTGGATGTGTGGAAGCTCGTGTCTCCTTGTCTCTCGACTCACCAGGCCCTCTGTGTGTCTTTACAGCCCAGCCAGGTGGAGGATGCTCTGTCTGGGGAGGAGgacaaggaagaggaggaggaaaaggaggaggcgGCAACCCCAGCCCCAGCTCCGGTTCCTGAAGGCCCCGTGGTGCCCCAGCTGGCAGGAGCCAGCCAGGTTCTGGGAGCCTCGGAGATGAGTCAGGTTCGGGCACAGTCCATGGTACAAAGCCTTCagtcctgccccaccccagccaggcCCAGGGACGCCTGGGGTCCCTCCTGCTCCGTCCTCTGCTCACTGTGTCACCTTGGGCACCTCACTTCTCCTCGCGGGGCTTTTCTGGTAAAATGAGTTAGTAATCCTAGCACCACCTTCTTCACGGCGCCAGGAAGTTAAGGATATGGTGAACTAATCTGCCTCTTTAAACGGAACCAGTCCTTGGGAACTGAGGCCAAAGCTGGGGTGGGAATAGAAGGATGAGATGGGGAGTTAGGAGGAGGCAGTCAGTATCTCATATATTCTCCGcctgacctgggttcaaatcctggctctgctacttCCTCCCCATGAGGGCTTCAGGCAAGTTGCTTCATCTCCtcgagcctcagcttcctcatctataaaatgggaacagtaaTCCCTTTCTCTGAGGGCTTCTGCTCATTGCTGTTTCCATGGTGCCCCCTGgaaacatgaaagtgctccgtgaccCATAAAGTTCTGCCgacgaaggtccgtctagtcaaagctatggtttttccagtagtcatgtgtggatgtgagagttggactataaagaaagctgagcgccgaagaatggatgcttttgaactgtggtgttggagaaaactcctgagaatccctgggaccgcaaggagatccaaccagtcaatcccaaaggaaatcaaccctgaatgttcattggaaggactgatgctgaagctgaagctccaatattttggccacctgatgtgaagagccgactcattggaaaaaaccctgatgctgggcaagattgaaggcaggagaaggggacaacagaggacgagatggttggatggcatcaccgactctatggacatgagtttgagtaaactccgggatttggtgatggacaggaaggcctggcgtgctgcagtccatggggtcgcaaagagttggacacgactgagcgactgaactgaactgaacctgtaaAGCACAGGCTTGGGTGAGGGGTGGCTGTTTAACCTTAGTCCTCCTGGGACCCCAAGGATACGGAGCAAGGAGGCTGGGGGGACCGGGAGCCCTCGCTCACCCTCTGCTCTGTCCCCAGCTCAGTCTCCACCTGCCGCCGAGAGTCACTGGATACTCCTGGAGGCTGGCCTTCTGCACGTCGAGGGACGGCTTCAGTCTGCGGAGCCTGTACAGGCAGATGGAGGGCCAGAGTGGGCCGGTGCTGCTGATGCTGAGAGACCAGGACGGCCAGGTGAGCTGtgctgggggtgctggggggaGGGCTGCCACTAAGGGCTGATGGGCCCCCGGGGGCCCCTCCgtcccccagctctgccccagaCTCCCCAGCCTGAAGGGGATCTCCAGCTCCCTTCCAGCTGCAAACTACAAACTCTTCCTTCGAGATGTTTGGCGCCTTTTCCTCCTCGGCCCTTCGACTCAGCAAAGGCTTCTACGGTACTGGCGAgaccttcctcttctccttctctccaCAACTGAAGGTGATgctctttggtttttttttttttttttggtcttttcaagaatttgtatttatttatgacagcactgggtcttcattgctgtgtgaggctttctctagtggcagcttagcaggggctactctccagcctGGGTGCTTGGGTTTCTCatcgtggcggcttctcttgttttggagcataggctctagggcggGTAGGCTCagtgttgtggtgcatgggcttagttgcccagcggtaggtgggatcttagctccccgactaGGGATAGAACTCATATCTGCTGCactgcaaggaggattcttaaccaccgggccaccacggaagtcctggGGCCGGTTCCTTTGTTGTGTTCCTTTCCTCTAGCAACACTCAGCTTGTCAGGTTCAAACACAGACAGCGTGGATGGGAGGGTCCAACCACGACTGGGGTTTTGCCAAGCTGATCTGACTTTCTCCCAGAAAGTTGGTCCCTCCTGCCATCTTCCCTGACAAAGTGAATGGCACCTCTGTCTTTCCTGCTGTTGAGACCAAAAATTTTGGAGCCCTTCTTAACGCTTCTTTCACACCCTATGTCTGATGAGCTGTCAACGGATCCTGAGGctcttcctcctccatctctACCCAAAATCTACCACTTCTCACAATGTCCTCTGCTGTCACCCTGGCCCGAGCCACCGTCACTACTTGCCCATGTCCCTGCTATAGCCTCCTAATGCTTCCACCTTCAGTCATCACAGTACCTGGAGGGAGCCTTTTAAAAGGTAAGTcctaaaaggacttccctggtggcccagtggctaagactctgagctcccactgcagggggcccaggttcgatccttggtcagggaactagatctcacatgccacaactgaagatcccgTGTGATGCAACTAAGATTCAGCCGagccacagccaaataaatatttaaaataaatgaagtcagAACATATCACTCCTTGGCTCCAAGCTAACAATGGCTTCCTTTCTCCCTCAGAGAAAAGCCAAAGTCTTTTTTCAGAAtatgtttttacttatttatttggctgtatcaggtcttagttgtgacactgTGATCTTtcgctgtggtgcacaggcttctctgtagttgcgacacaggctcagtagttgcagcagttgctccgaggcatgtggggtcttagcgccccgaccagggaatgaactcagatcccctgcatcggcagtcagattcttaacctctggaccaccagacaaATCCCCAGAGTCCTTAAAATAACCTACGAGTCTGCATCTTCTGGACTCTCTCTGAAGTCATTTCTTGCTATTTCCCCTCTCCCTACACTGACCTCGGAGCTCGTTCTTAAACAAGCAAGCTtgttcctacctcagggcctttaaaCATGCTGTTCTTCTTAAGGTTCCCTCCACAGGATCTCCGTATGAGTCAAGTGCTCACTTCCTTCAGGACTCTGCTCAGATGTCACCCTCTCAGCAGGACCCTCCCTGCTGTTTACATTTACAGCATTCCAGCTGCTGGAAACTCTTATTGCCCTTCTTTACTTCTTTCTCCTAAGCATTTGTCACAGCTAACAcactatttat
This region includes:
- the TLDC2 gene encoding TLD domain-containing protein 2 isoform X1; the encoded protein is MKSLRWRYTRLPSQVEDALSGEEDKEEEEEKEEAATPAPAPVPEGPVVPQLAGASQVLGASEMSQLSLHLPPRVTGYSWRLAFCTSRDGFSLRSLYRQMEGQSGPVLLMLRDQDGQMFGAFSSSALRLSKGFYGTGETFLFSFSPQLKVFKWTGSNSFFVKGDLDSLMMGCGSGRFGLWLDGDLYRGGSHPCATFNNEVLARQEQFCISEVEAWVLS
- the TLDC2 gene encoding TLD domain-containing protein 2 isoform X2, coding for MKSLRWRYTRLPSQVEDALSGEEDKEEEEEKEEAATPAPAPVPEGPVVPQLAGASQVLGASEMSQLSLHLPPRVTGYSWRLAFCTSRDGFSLRSLYRQMEGQSGPVLLMLRDQDGQVFKWTGSNSFFVKGDLDSLMMGCGSGRFGLWLDGDLYRGGSHPCATFNNEVLARQEQFCISEVEAWVLS